ATGCCTTGGTATTCCAAATGGGATTAGAGTTGTCGTAATTCATAACAGATTGTTAATGATGCCATTCCTGTAAATTTTCACATTTTCCTGAAGTAATTTTCACAAATTTCCGTTAAAATCTATATTCGATAATTATAATTGACCTGATGAAAGTTCAAAAAAACCTTTCGATAATTTTCCTTTTTATCATTTTCCATGCAAGCACTTTTGCACAAAAAATTACCATTAAGCTAAATGAACCCGGTGGATTACCACATTTTGGAGCAAACGTGAACCTTCAGAAAATCAACTCCAAAAAACAACTCAATGCTGTTTCTGATCTGGAAGGCAAAGCTTTTTTTCTTTTGAATGAAAAAGGAAATTACAAATTGAAAATAACAAGTGTAGGGTATAAGTCAATTGAGAAAGAAATTCAAATTTCGGGAGAAACAGAAAGTATCGAATTTACGATTGAAGAAGATGCTAAATCACTTCAAAGTGTGGTTGTTACTGCCAAAAAACCACTGATGACTCAGGAAGAGGATAAGACCATTGTTGATCCTGAACCTATAGCCAACACCAGCACCAATAGTTATGAAATTCTGGAAAAAATTCCCGGTATTTTTTTGGACCAGGATGGAAATATTTACCTTAACACCACTACCCCTGCCAAAGTTTATATCAATGGCCGGGAGCAAAAACTGGGGCCCTCTGATATCGCCGCTATTTTAAAAAGCCTTCCCCCCGGGGCGATTGATAAAATTGAATTAATTGCCACGCCTTCCGCAAGTATGGATGCTTCCAGTTCTGGCGGAGTAGTGAATGTCATATTGAAGAAAGGGGTAAAATTAGGCCGGACGGGCACAGTGAGTGCTGGTTTTAATCAGGGAACTTTTGGGAATCAATTTATAGGAATAAACCTAAACCGTAGTCAGGATAAACGAAGTTCTTATTTGCAATTTAACCTTAACAAAAGAAATAGCTTTGATGACACCCAGTTTGAACGTTTAATTTCTACTGATGATAAACCCAAAAAACTGAATTCTTCTTCTTATTCTGTTTTTCCGGCGTATGGATTTTTCACAGGATTGGGGGCAAATTTTGATATATCTAAAAAATTGGAGCTAGGTTATGATGGCAGGTTAAATATCAATAAATCCGAATCAAAAATTGATAATATCAGCAAAGTAGTTTTGATGAGCAATGAATCGGTTCTCTCCGGCAATACCAATGCTTTGCAAAACGATAATTTTACATACAATATCAATCAGGGGATTAATGGGAAATACAAATTTGACAGTCTGGGATCAATGTTGAAAGCCGATATATCGATGGATTATTTTGAGACCAACGGTGGTCAAAACTATTCTACAAATTTTACTTCTCCCAGCATATTCTTAGTTTCTGGCCACGGTGATTTGCTCAACAAAAGGATGCTTTTTACGTCCATGTTGGACTTTAAATACTATTTCCCCCATAAAATCACATTAGAAGCCGGTGTCAAGAATACTTTACTCAATTTTGACGGAGATACACAATTCTCAATCATAAAAGATGGT
The sequence above is a segment of the Cytophagaceae bacterium genome. Coding sequences within it:
- a CDS encoding outer membrane beta-barrel protein, which translates into the protein MKVQKNLSIIFLFIIFHASTFAQKITIKLNEPGGLPHFGANVNLQKINSKKQLNAVSDLEGKAFFLLNEKGNYKLKITSVGYKSIEKEIQISGETESIEFTIEEDAKSLQSVVVTAKKPLMTQEEDKTIVDPEPIANTSTNSYEILEKIPGIFLDQDGNIYLNTTTPAKVYINGREQKLGPSDIAAILKSLPPGAIDKIELIATPSASMDASSSGGVVNVILKKGVKLGRTGTVSAGFNQGTFGNQFIGINLNRSQDKRSSYLQFNLNKRNSFDDTQFERLISTDDKPKKLNSSSYSVFPAYGFFTGLGANFDISKKLELGYDGRLNINKSESKIDNISKVVLMSNESVLSGNTNALQNDNFTYNINQGINGKYKFDSLGSMLKADISMDYFETNGGQNYSTNFTSPSIFLVSGHGDLLNKRMLFTSMLDFKYYFPHKITLEAGVKNTLLNFDGDTQFSIIKDGTIQTDNFRTNQFLYKENINAAYLQASKSFGKFLLKMGGRLENTRMNGHQLVPADTTFKIDRTDFFPYIYFSRKLFTIATYELRGYLIARRTITRPVYEQLNPFARFVDQYNYEAGNPGLKPQFSNNYEANISFENRPIFAIGRNYINDIFTSVVYQDKTNPLLSYRTYDNLGKNRETYFRAMGALPPGAKYFFVLGTQYNYNDYSGLLDNKPISFSRGSWSLFTYHQLKINKLTNISMHGFARFKGQMQFYELSNFGALNFYIDRQFFNRKLSVSANISDVFLTNRYDFSLNQGNISGNGRRLSDTRRFGVNLRYSFGQKKKSSDGMDFLDMGSGEQK